The Desulfonatronum lacustre DSM 10312 region CCATACCTCCGTTAAACAAGTTGATCCCCGACGGCCGAAACATCCGGAAGGGTGAAGAAGAAGGTCGCCCCCTTGTCCGGTTCGGCTTGGGCCCAGATTCTCCCGCCATGTCGCCTGATGATCCGGGTCGTGGTCGCCAACCCGATTCCCGTCCCGGGAAACCGTTCCAAGGAGTGCAGGCGTTGAAACGCCGTAAACAATTTTCCGGCATAGGTCATGTCGAATCCAACGCCGTTGTCCTTGAGAAAAAAGACCTCCTCGTTGCTCATCATGCGCCGTCCGAACTCGACCCTGGGGCGATGGGCGTATCGGGTGAATTTCCAGGCATTGTCCAGAAGGTTCTCCAGAACGATCAGAATCAAGGTCGGGTCGGCGGTGGCGATCAACCCCTGTTCCACGACGGTTTCCACGTCCCGCTCCGGCTCGGACTCCGACAAGCCGACCAGAACGTCCTCGGTCAATTGACTGAGGTTGACGTTCGTTACACTGAGTTCAGCCCGTGACACTCGGGACAGCTTGAGCAGATCGTCAATAAGCAGCCCCATGCGCTGGCTGGCCTTGCGCACCCGATCCAGGTAGTCCCGCCCCTGGTCGTCCAATTGGCCGTGATAATCCTCCAGCAGAGCTTGACTGAATCCGTCGATGCCGCGCAACGGGGCGCGCAGGTCGTGGGACACGGAGTAGCTGAAGGCCTCCAGTTCCTGATTGACTTCCTCCAGCCGGGCGGTCCGCTCCTTGACCCTCAGCTCCAGTTGCTGGTTCAGCTCCCGCAGTTCCTCCTCGAATCTTTTCTTTTCCGTAATGTCACGAACGAAAACAACGGCTCCGTGACGTCCCTGAAACTGGAAGGGGGCGGCGCTGACGTCCACGAAAAACTCAACTCCATCAAGCCTGAGATGGGTTTGTTCAAGTGATGGTACGGCTTCTTTTGCCTCGTTGAGCAGGCGTATTCGCGCCCGGACTTCTTGGTGGTGTCGAGGATGTACCCGCTCCAGGACCGAGCGCCCCAAAAGGTTTTCCGGTGAAGCCGCTCCATAGAGGTTCAAAGCCTGCTTGTTGAGATAGGCAAAGACGCCGCTGGTCTGAATAAAGATGGGTAGAGAGGCGTTGTCCACCAAGCGACGAAATTGATGCTCGTGGAGAATCAACTGCCGGCCCTTTTGCTCCAGAAGCAGAACCTGTTTTCTGAGCGCGAAATAGAGCAGAATGGCCGTGACCAGGACGAAAAACCACCCTTTGTAGGTCTGTAACCTGATCAAAGTGCCTGGGTCGTCGACCAACAAAGCCAGCAGATGATCGGAAAAGGCGATCCAAATCCCGGCCACCAAGGCATAGGCAATGGCGGTACGTGAAGGAATATACGATTTGAGCTGGCTGTTGATTTCCGGCATGGAGCGTCGCCGCGGTTGAGCAATGAGGTGAAGGAAGAGGGGGCCAAAAAGCGAAGGAATTGACTTGATTTCAAAGATAGAAAACGCACGGCTCGCGTAGGTCGGCGCATATTCGACGAACCTACTCTGCTTTCTTATTGCAAGCCAGCGTCAATCGCAAGCATGCCCGACACGATTCGCCGCCGGCATTTCTCGCCGCCCCTTCCTCCG contains the following coding sequences:
- a CDS encoding sensor histidine kinase, whose amino-acid sequence is MPEINSQLKSYIPSRTAIAYALVAGIWIAFSDHLLALLVDDPGTLIRLQTYKGWFFVLVTAILLYFALRKQVLLLEQKGRQLILHEHQFRRLVDNASLPIFIQTSGVFAYLNKQALNLYGAASPENLLGRSVLERVHPRHHQEVRARIRLLNEAKEAVPSLEQTHLRLDGVEFFVDVSAAPFQFQGRHGAVVFVRDITEKKRFEEELRELNQQLELRVKERTARLEEVNQELEAFSYSVSHDLRAPLRGIDGFSQALLEDYHGQLDDQGRDYLDRVRKASQRMGLLIDDLLKLSRVSRAELSVTNVNLSQLTEDVLVGLSESEPERDVETVVEQGLIATADPTLILIVLENLLDNAWKFTRYAHRPRVEFGRRMMSNEEVFFLKDNGVGFDMTYAGKLFTAFQRLHSLERFPGTGIGLATTTRIIRRHGGRIWAQAEPDKGATFFFTLPDVSAVGDQLV